The following nucleotide sequence is from Borrelia coriaceae.
GCATTGTTTGCCTGCTTTTCATGATTTAAATACGGTGCTTGGTAATGAAATATTTGATAAGTATGGTCTTGAAGGTATTGAAGTTACTCATGATGTCTTTGAAAGCGGCCAATCTGTTGTTTTTGATGAGGCTGAGAATAGATTACATACTATTAAGGCTGTAATGGTTGGAACTTTGGGATAATTAGTGTATAAATTTTAGATTATGCTAATTTAAAGTTTATTAGGAGAGATAAGATGGTTAAGAAGAGTAAAATGCCAAGTAGTTTTACAATAATATTTGCTTTAATAGTATTTATGACTATATTGACTTATGTGGTTCCTGCTGGTGAATTTTCTAAGGAAATGAAAGAAGTTAATGGAAATTTACAAGAAGTTGTTGTGGCTGGAACTTATCGTACAGTAGAAAGGGCTTCTAGAGGATTTTTAGATGGTATTTTTACTATTTTAACAGCAATGGCTAAAGGTATGGAGCATGCTGTTGAAGTTATTGTATTTGTTTTGATTGTTGGTGGGGCTTATGGAGTTATTTTAGGAACTGGTGCTGTTGATGCGGGAATAGCTGCAGCAATTAAGAAAATGGGAAATAAGGATAAACTTTTGATACCATTAATGATGTTTGTTTTCTCCATAGGAGGGACCATAACAGGTATGTATGAGGAGACTCTTCCATTTTATCTTATTATGATCCCATTAGTAATAGCCTTAGGCTATGATAGTATTGTAGCTGTTGCAATTATTGGATTGGGTGCTGGTGTTGGAACTATGGCATCTACTATTAATCCATTTGCTACAGGAATAGCAGCAGCAATAGCTGGTATTGAAATAAAGGATGGTTTTTATTTCCGTATTATTTTATATATAGTTTCTGTGTTTACAGCTATAGTTTATGTATTGATATATGCGATTAGGGTAAAGGAGGATCCTAAGAGATCTATAGTGTATGAACAAAGAGAGGACCATTATAATGTGTTTGTTAAAAGTAAGATGGGAGATAAGGGTAATAGTATGCCGGAGTTTACAAATAGACGAAAGATTGTATTGGTTTTATATGGAGTGATGATTGTATTTTTAATATATAGTATTTTAGAGCTTAGTTGGTGGATGCAAGAGATGACAATGTTATATCTTGGTACAGCAATTTTATCAGCGTTTATATGTAAGATGAGCGAATTACAGATGTGGGAAACATTTGTAGAGGGAGCTAAAGATATGATGACAGCCGCGCTTATTATAGGTATGGCTCGAGGAGTGATGATAATAGCTGACGAGGGAATGATTACGGGAACGATATTAAATGCAGCATCAGAATTTTTGTATGGGGTACCTAAAGGTATGTTTATAATATTAAATGAGCTTGTACAGATGTGTATAGGTTTTATTGTTCCTTCATCATCAGGTCATGCAAGTCTAACGATGTCAATGATGGCTCCATTAGCCGATTTTTTAGATATGCCAAGATCATCAGTTGTTTTGAGTATGCAAACAGCATCAGGTCTAGTTAATTTATTAACTCCAACAAGTGGGGTTATAATGGCGGTATTGGGTATTGCAAGGATCAGTTATGGTAGTTGGTTTAAATTTGTGATGCCAATATTTTTGATTGAATTTGTAATATGTATTTTAGTGATAATGGCAAATGTGTATTTATAATATATATAAATTAGATATAAATTAGGGGAATATTTATGAGTAAAAGAATTGTGGTAAGTCTTGGAGGTAATGCATTAGAAGATGGAGGTGGAACATTTTGTGAGCAATTAGCAAAAATAGAGAGTAGTGTCTGTGGAATAGTAGATTTGATAGAATATGGATATGAAGTAGTGATCAGCCATGGTAATGGTCCGCAAGTAGGAAGGATTTTATTAGAGAATGAGATGTGTAAGGAAACACCATTGGCACCGCTTGATGTGTGTGTTGGTATGAGTCAAGGGATGATAGGGTATTATATTGAACAGTCACTTAGGAATGAGA
It contains:
- a CDS encoding YfcC family protein, yielding MVKKSKMPSSFTIIFALIVFMTILTYVVPAGEFSKEMKEVNGNLQEVVVAGTYRTVERASRGFLDGIFTILTAMAKGMEHAVEVIVFVLIVGGAYGVILGTGAVDAGIAAAIKKMGNKDKLLIPLMMFVFSIGGTITGMYEETLPFYLIMIPLVIALGYDSIVAVAIIGLGAGVGTMASTINPFATGIAAAIAGIEIKDGFYFRIILYIVSVFTAIVYVLIYAIRVKEDPKRSIVYEQREDHYNVFVKSKMGDKGNSMPEFTNRRKIVLVLYGVMIVFLIYSILELSWWMQEMTMLYLGTAILSAFICKMSELQMWETFVEGAKDMMTAALIIGMARGVMIIADEGMITGTILNAASEFLYGVPKGMFIILNELVQMCIGFIVPSSSGHASLTMSMMAPLADFLDMPRSSVVLSMQTASGLVNLLTPTSGVIMAVLGIARISYGSWFKFVMPIFLIEFVICILVIMANVYL